From Domibacillus sp. DTU_2020_1001157_1_SI_ALB_TIR_016, a single genomic window includes:
- the secDF gene encoding protein translocase subunit SecDF has product MVKRSRIVAFLLVVLVLLGAMSTTAKNIVQDIKLGLDLQGGFEVLYEVQPAKEGQKITESVVADTAEALDKRINALGVSEPSIQVEEGNRIRVQLAGIEDQEQARSMLSTQANLSFRDVNDKLMMDGSDLVEGGAEQSFTETGQPNVAVKLKDKDKFKEVTEKIVSMAPNNQLVIWLDFEEGKDSFAKEVQKEDPKFLSAPNVDEVFNTTEVTIQGDFTVEEAQELAALLDAGALPVKLKEIYSTSVGAQFGEQALNETILAGIVGIGIIFLFMILYYRLPGFVAVITLIAFLYLTLLIFDLLGAVMTLPGIAALILGVGMAVDANIITAERIKEEIKIGRPIKAAFKTGSSNAFLTVVDANLTTLLAGGVLFYFGTSSVKGFATTLIISILVSFITAIWGARVLMSILVKSNWLNNKPGWFGVKKADIHPISEGYDALDLPTKFDKLDFVKPHKKLFALSAVAIIAGMIVLAVFRLNLGIDFSSGSRMELLSEKPLTEEAVEAELDKLGYDVNVTLGGDNQTIASARFDEALTQQEIAKVKAGMNEKFGSEPNISTVSPVVGKELAKNAMKALAIATIGIILYVAFRFEFYMGLAAVLALLHDVFFIIAFFSLTRLEVDITFIAAVLTIVGYSINDTIVTFDRIRENMTKAKKITAPEQLDVIVNKSIRQTLARSINTVLTVVIAVIALIVFGSPSILNFSIALLVGLIGGAYSSIFIASQLWLIWKKKELKKKGKLITYKEKAANKDELQV; this is encoded by the coding sequence ATGGTAAAACGGAGCCGGATCGTTGCTTTTTTGCTCGTGGTCCTCGTTTTGTTAGGAGCGATGAGTACAACGGCAAAAAACATCGTCCAGGATATTAAGCTGGGGCTTGATTTGCAGGGTGGTTTTGAAGTGCTGTATGAAGTACAGCCTGCAAAAGAAGGCCAGAAAATAACAGAAAGTGTAGTAGCGGATACCGCTGAAGCGCTGGATAAGCGAATTAACGCTCTTGGTGTCAGCGAGCCAAGCATTCAAGTGGAGGAAGGCAATCGGATTCGTGTGCAGCTGGCTGGTATAGAGGATCAGGAGCAGGCACGAAGCATGCTGTCTACACAGGCAAATTTATCTTTTCGCGATGTAAACGACAAGTTGATGATGGATGGAAGCGATCTTGTCGAAGGTGGAGCTGAGCAGTCCTTTACGGAAACAGGGCAGCCCAACGTCGCTGTTAAGTTAAAAGATAAGGATAAATTCAAAGAAGTAACAGAAAAAATTGTTTCCATGGCACCAAACAATCAGCTGGTCATCTGGCTTGATTTTGAAGAAGGCAAAGATTCCTTTGCCAAGGAAGTTCAAAAAGAAGATCCGAAGTTTTTGTCGGCCCCAAATGTTGACGAGGTATTTAATACAACAGAAGTCACCATTCAAGGGGATTTTACAGTAGAAGAAGCACAGGAACTTGCAGCACTGCTGGATGCAGGGGCTCTTCCGGTCAAACTGAAAGAAATATATTCAACGTCCGTTGGGGCACAGTTTGGTGAACAAGCACTCAATGAAACGATTCTTGCCGGTATTGTTGGTATCGGGATCATCTTCTTATTTATGATTCTATATTACCGCTTGCCGGGATTCGTAGCAGTCATTACACTGATAGCCTTTCTTTACTTAACACTGCTTATTTTTGATTTGCTTGGTGCAGTCATGACGCTGCCGGGTATCGCGGCTCTTATACTTGGGGTTGGGATGGCAGTAGATGCGAACATCATTACCGCAGAGCGGATCAAGGAAGAAATTAAGATTGGCCGGCCGATCAAAGCCGCTTTCAAGACAGGAAGCAGCAACGCCTTCCTGACCGTCGTTGACGCAAACTTAACGACACTGCTGGCAGGCGGCGTTTTATTTTACTTTGGGACAAGCTCTGTAAAAGGCTTTGCGACAACTTTGATTATCAGTATTCTTGTCAGCTTTATTACCGCTATCTGGGGTGCAAGGGTGCTGATGAGCATTCTTGTGAAAAGCAACTGGCTAAATAATAAGCCGGGCTGGTTTGGCGTGAAAAAAGCAGATATTCATCCGATCAGTGAAGGATATGATGCGCTGGATCTGCCAACTAAATTTGACAAGCTGGATTTTGTTAAACCGCATAAAAAGCTGTTTGCACTATCGGCTGTGGCGATTATTGCCGGCATGATTGTACTGGCTGTTTTCCGTTTAAACCTGGGTATTGATTTCTCCAGCGGTTCCCGGATGGAATTGCTGTCTGAGAAGCCGTTAACCGAGGAGGCGGTTGAAGCAGAGCTTGACAAGCTTGGCTATGACGTAAATGTAACGCTTGGCGGGGACAATCAAACCATTGCGTCTGCCCGGTTTGATGAAGCGCTGACGCAGCAGGAAATTGCTAAAGTCAAAGCAGGCATGAATGAAAAATTTGGATCTGAGCCAAATATCAGCACTGTTTCGCCGGTCGTTGGAAAAGAGCTGGCGAAAAATGCAATGAAGGCACTTGCCATTGCCACAATAGGAATTATTTTGTATGTGGCGTTCCGCTTTGAATTTTATATGGGCCTTGCTGCCGTTCTGGCACTTTTGCATGACGTATTCTTCATCATTGCGTTTTTCAGTTTAACGCGTCTTGAAGTCGATATTACCTTTATCGCGGCTGTATTGACGATTGTCGGATATTCGATTAACGATACGATCGTTACATTTGACCGGATTCGCGAAAATATGACGAAAGCAAAGAAAATCACGGCACCGGAGCAACTGGACGTTATTGTCAATAAAAGTATCAGGCAGACGCTGGCCCGTTCTATAAATACGGTTTTAACTGTCGTCATTGCTGTTATTGCGTTGATTGTGTTTGGAAGCCCGTCGATCTTAAACTTCTCTATTGCGCTTTTGGTCGGCTTGATTGGTGGAGCATACTCGTCTATCTTTATTGCTTCCCAGCTATGGCTGATTTGGAAAAAGAAAGAATTAAAGAAAAAAGGCAAGTTAATTACGTACAAAGAAAAAGCAGCAAACAAAGACGAATTACAAGTATAA
- a CDS encoding response regulator produces the protein MRFFLVDDDDAIRLTLTKIIEDEDLGEVAGEQADGDGLTGAFLNMQKIDILFIDLLMPIKDGLETIRDLAGYNGKVIMISQVETKELIGEAYALGVEYYVMKPINRIEIITVIRKVKERIQLEKSIQTIKTSLNSLLPAEESDRRAAQSETSLIDTGEYLLAELGIVGHNGAKDLLDILSFLFSDEEAAFDPNFPSLKTIFEKTIQKRLGESASAQAVNREIKASEQRVRRAIIHSIVHFASLGLTDYANPKFEFYAAKFFDFMTVRQKMMELQKDPNAASAPVKVNMKKFIQMFFFEAKRLRTETNHPY, from the coding sequence ATGCGTTTTTTTCTTGTAGATGATGATGATGCAATTCGTCTTACGCTGACGAAAATTATTGAAGATGAGGATTTGGGAGAAGTGGCCGGAGAACAAGCAGATGGCGATGGATTAACCGGCGCGTTTTTGAACATGCAAAAAATTGATATCCTTTTTATTGATTTGCTGATGCCGATTAAAGACGGCCTGGAAACGATCCGTGACCTGGCAGGGTACAATGGCAAAGTGATTATGATTTCACAAGTAGAAACGAAGGAACTGATCGGTGAAGCATACGCCCTCGGTGTAGAATACTACGTTATGAAACCGATCAACCGAATTGAAATCATTACGGTCATTCGAAAAGTAAAAGAGCGGATTCAGCTTGAAAAATCAATCCAGACGATTAAAACATCCTTAAACAGCCTGCTGCCGGCCGAAGAATCGGACAGACGCGCTGCACAAAGCGAAACGAGCTTAATCGATACAGGAGAATATCTGCTGGCTGAACTGGGGATTGTCGGCCATAACGGCGCGAAGGATTTGCTTGATATTCTTTCCTTTTTATTTTCAGACGAGGAAGCGGCTTTTGATCCAAACTTTCCTTCTTTAAAAACCATTTTTGAAAAGACGATTCAAAAAAGACTGGGTGAATCTGCTTCCGCCCAAGCGGTTAACAGGGAAATAAAAGCTTCGGAACAGCGGGTCCGCCGCGCTATTATTCACTCCATCGTTCATTTTGCTTCACTCGGGCTGACTGATTACGCCAATCCTAAATTTGAGTTTTATGCGGCCAAGTTTTTTGACTTTATGACCGTCCGCCAAAAAATGATGGAACTGCAAAAAGACCCAAATGCCGCTTCTGCTCCCGTTAAAGTGAATATGAAAAAATTTATCCAAATGTTCTTTTTTGAAGCGAAACGCCTAAGAACCGAAACAAACCATCCATATTAA
- a CDS encoding sensor histidine kinase, producing the protein MILAVPAAGELKIYPFGEVFRIGLGPPVMFFFLLYLRKERIIWAGLLTAATVFLFRTGLETASFHEQDLILSFSHHVPAFIYYFSYACLFRLFYVKSHRNGLLGVGFAMLGIDLASNSIELFIDYLLFEISLSFNDIKEIVLIALARSFIVVSLLNMLKLNEAYTREKHITERNEYMLMLVSSLYEETVYLKKTLTDAEEATKESYHLYRSLKQEDHPASQEALKLAGKIHDIKKDNQRIYAGLSNVITNESPKDFMSAEELLQLTVQINEKYAAALKKKVIFLSAVSGEHPPYHAYTFLSLLNNLVSNAVEAIPKEGFVQIKLLSQQEHIELQVRNSGLPISDKYQKVIFEPGFTTKYDEQGNPSTGIGLAHVKEIVNGFHGSIELKNEPGSVLFQINIPVQAFMQKG; encoded by the coding sequence ATGATTTTGGCTGTTCCAGCAGCAGGAGAACTGAAGATTTATCCATTTGGAGAAGTGTTCCGGATTGGGCTGGGTCCGCCGGTTATGTTTTTCTTTTTGTTATATTTAAGGAAGGAACGGATCATATGGGCCGGCCTGCTTACCGCTGCAACGGTCTTTTTATTTCGTACCGGTCTTGAGACAGCTTCTTTTCATGAACAAGATCTCATCCTTTCTTTTTCGCATCATGTTCCAGCTTTTATTTATTATTTTTCATACGCTTGTTTGTTCCGTCTTTTTTACGTAAAAAGTCATCGAAATGGGCTGCTTGGCGTTGGATTTGCCATGCTTGGAATTGATTTGGCTTCCAATTCTATCGAGCTTTTTATTGATTATCTGCTGTTTGAGATTTCTCTTTCTTTCAACGACATAAAAGAAATTGTTCTCATTGCACTTGCCCGCAGTTTTATCGTTGTTAGTTTGCTGAACATGCTGAAACTAAATGAAGCGTATACAAGAGAAAAGCATATCACAGAGCGAAATGAGTATATGCTCATGCTTGTTTCCAGTTTGTATGAAGAAACTGTTTATTTAAAAAAAACACTCACTGATGCAGAAGAAGCGACAAAAGAATCCTATCATCTCTATCGCTCTCTAAAACAGGAAGATCATCCGGCAAGCCAGGAGGCATTGAAGCTGGCGGGTAAAATTCACGATATTAAAAAAGATAATCAGCGGATTTATGCCGGACTTTCCAATGTAATTACAAACGAAAGCCCGAAAGATTTTATGAGTGCTGAGGAACTTCTTCAACTAACAGTCCAGATTAATGAAAAGTATGCTGCTGCCTTAAAAAAGAAGGTGATCTTTTTATCTGCAGTATCGGGGGAGCATCCTCCATATCATGCTTATACGTTCCTGTCCCTTCTCAATAATTTGGTTTCAAATGCCGTCGAGGCCATACCAAAGGAAGGGTTTGTCCAAATCAAGCTTTTATCGCAGCAGGAGCACATTGAGCTTCAGGTGCGCAATAGCGGTCTTCCTATTTCCGATAAATATCAGAAGGTAATTTTCGAGCCGGGCTTTACAACAAAGTATGATGAACAAGGAAACCCTTCAACAGGCATTGGGCTTGCCCATGTAAAGGAGATCGTGAATGGATTTCATGGCAGTATTGAGTTAAAAAATGAACCGGGCAGTGTTTTGTTTCAAATTAACATTCCGGTTCAGGCGTTTATGCAGAAAGGTTGA
- the gltP gene encoding glutamate/aspartate:proton symporter GltP, producing the protein MKKIGLAWQILIGLILGIAVGAMFFGNPHVATYLQPIGDIFLRLIKMIVIPIVISSIIVGVAGVGDTKKLGRLGGKTILYFEIITTIAILVGLAAANIFQPGAGVDMSNLDKTDISSYVDTTEETASHGFAETFVNIVPSNLFTSLAEGDMLAIIFFSVVFGLGIAAIGEKGKPVLQFFQGTAEAMFYITNQIMKFAPFGVFALIGVTVSKFGVESLIPLSKLVILVYGSMIFFILVVLGLTAKIAGVNIFNVFRILKDEMILAYTTSSSETVLPKLIEKMEKFGCPKAIVSFVIPTGYSFNLDGSTLYQAIAALFIAQMYGIDLSMAEQISLVLVLMVTSKGIAGVPGVSFVVLLATLGSVGIPVEGLAFIAGIDRIMDMARTVVNVVGNSLAAIVMSKWEGQYNEAKGRQYLEEVRQMQQSKSA; encoded by the coding sequence ATGAAAAAAATAGGTTTAGCATGGCAGATTTTAATTGGTTTAATTCTTGGTATAGCGGTCGGTGCCATGTTTTTTGGAAACCCGCATGTTGCCACGTATCTGCAGCCAATTGGCGATATTTTTCTGCGTCTCATTAAAATGATTGTCATTCCGATTGTCATTTCCAGCATTATTGTCGGGGTAGCCGGTGTCGGCGACACGAAAAAGCTTGGAAGACTGGGCGGTAAAACAATTCTTTACTTTGAAATCATTACAACAATCGCGATTTTGGTTGGTCTTGCTGCCGCCAATATTTTCCAGCCAGGTGCTGGAGTTGATATGTCCAATTTGGATAAAACCGATATCAGCAGCTATGTAGACACAACAGAAGAAACAGCCAGCCATGGGTTTGCTGAAACGTTTGTTAATATCGTGCCGTCAAACTTATTCACTTCTCTTGCAGAGGGTGATATGCTGGCAATCATCTTTTTCTCTGTTGTATTTGGTCTTGGTATTGCCGCAATTGGTGAAAAAGGAAAGCCGGTTCTGCAATTTTTCCAGGGAACGGCAGAGGCGATGTTTTATATTACAAACCAAATCATGAAATTCGCGCCGTTCGGCGTATTTGCCTTGATTGGTGTAACCGTATCTAAATTCGGGGTTGAATCACTGATCCCGCTAAGTAAACTGGTTATTCTTGTATACGGGTCAATGATTTTCTTTATCCTTGTTGTATTGGGACTTACAGCGAAAATCGCTGGAGTAAACATTTTTAACGTATTTAGAATTTTAAAAGACGAAATGATTCTTGCGTATACAACGTCAAGTTCGGAGACAGTGCTGCCGAAATTAATTGAAAAAATGGAGAAGTTCGGCTGCCCGAAAGCGATCGTTTCATTCGTTATTCCAACGGGTTATTCATTTAACCTTGATGGATCTACCCTTTATCAGGCGATTGCAGCTTTGTTTATCGCGCAAATGTATGGAATCGACTTGTCGATGGCAGAACAAATCTCACTTGTACTTGTGTTAATGGTTACTTCCAAAGGAATTGCAGGAGTTCCAGGTGTTTCCTTCGTTGTGCTTCTTGCTACACTTGGAAGTGTGGGAATCCCGGTTGAAGGCTTGGCATTCATCGCGGGAATCGACCGGATCATGGACATGGCCCGTACAGTGGTTAACGTTGTAGGTAACTCTCTTGCTGCTATTGTAATGTCTAAATGGGAAGGACAGTACAATGAAGCGAAAGGTAGACAATACCTCGAAGAAGTGCGTCAAATGCAGCAATCAAAATCTGCATAA
- a CDS encoding C45 family peptidase: MQRFYIDILQGRGSYYELGLLAGEKLKESPLFAAHQKRRQKSLRSYDIDFKKVKAYFQSFLPLAWEELEGLAESLGWSLYDVVHEYSGFQADDVNSGCSALMNNGVFARNYDYHPKTYEGRLLLWQPAHGYASVGISGRMIGRIDGMNEKGLVIGFHFVNRRRAEDGFTCSFIARMVLDSCATTDQAIDLLRSIPHRHAFNYSLYDASMHSAVVEASPRGVQVHKQAAACANHFLPGTLSSENRHHTAESKERLQTLQHFSGSAQSAMERYKLFNDPAYGIFKKKYASWAGTLHTTVYEPASLRMLLGVGESAHPLPIDFGRWLAGERLPITRVFGKIDSNESFLHMS; this comes from the coding sequence ATGCAGCGTTTTTATATCGACATTCTTCAAGGAAGAGGGAGTTATTATGAGCTCGGGCTGCTTGCCGGCGAAAAATTAAAGGAATCGCCTCTTTTTGCGGCTCATCAAAAACGGCGCCAAAAGTCTCTTCGTTCTTATGATATTGATTTCAAAAAGGTAAAAGCCTACTTTCAATCCTTCCTTCCTCTTGCATGGGAAGAGCTTGAGGGCCTTGCAGAGTCTCTTGGCTGGTCTTTATATGATGTGGTTCACGAATACAGCGGTTTTCAAGCTGATGATGTAAACAGCGGCTGTTCTGCCCTGATGAACAATGGCGTTTTCGCAAGAAACTATGATTATCACCCGAAAACCTATGAAGGCAGACTTTTATTGTGGCAGCCTGCTCATGGCTATGCTTCGGTCGGTATAAGCGGCAGGATGATTGGGCGGATTGACGGCATGAATGAAAAAGGGCTTGTGATTGGCTTTCACTTTGTAAACCGGCGCCGTGCTGAAGATGGATTTACATGCAGCTTTATCGCTCGCATGGTGCTGGACTCGTGTGCGACAACAGACCAGGCGATCGACCTGCTTCGTTCTATTCCGCACCGTCATGCATTTAATTACTCTCTTTATGATGCTTCCATGCATAGTGCAGTTGTCGAAGCGTCACCACGAGGGGTACAAGTGCATAAGCAAGCTGCAGCTTGTGCGAATCATTTTTTACCGGGCACCTTATCGTCCGAAAACCGCCATCATACAGCTGAGTCTAAAGAACGGCTGCAGACGCTGCAGCACTTTTCCGGAAGCGCACAAAGCGCCATGGAACGATACAAGCTTTTCAACGATCCTGCTTATGGCATTTTTAAAAAGAAATACGCCAGCTGGGCGGGAACCCTTCACACAACCGTATATGAACCGGCTTCTCTCCGGATGCTTCTTGGCGTCGGCGAAAGCGCCCATCCTCTTCCCATTGACTTCGGCCGCTGGCTGGCTGGAGAGCGGCTTCCCATTACCCGTGTGTTTGGAAAAATTGATTCGAATGAGTCGTTTTTGCATATGTCATGA
- a CDS encoding lipopolysaccharide assembly LapA domain-containing protein produces MKTQTALILGLIFALVIAVFAVINVNPVTVNYLFGSAQWPLILVILFSVLLGGLAIFMFSLFRTLALKRQRKELVRQNEQLKKELHELKLEHREQRTPAATSTRLAPDGDS; encoded by the coding sequence ATGAAAACACAAACAGCTCTTATTTTAGGATTGATTTTCGCACTTGTTATCGCTGTTTTTGCTGTCATTAATGTAAATCCGGTAACGGTAAATTACCTATTTGGTTCTGCACAATGGCCGCTAATTCTTGTTATTTTGTTTTCTGTGCTGCTTGGCGGACTCGCTATCTTTATGTTTAGTTTGTTTCGTACATTGGCGCTTAAGCGGCAGCGTAAGGAGCTGGTCCGGCAAAATGAGCAGTTAAAAAAAGAATTGCATGAATTAAAGCTTGAGCACCGGGAGCAGAGAACACCCGCTGCTACGTCAACCCGGCTGGCGCCGGACGGTGATTCATAA
- the recJ gene encoding single-stranded-DNA-specific exonuclease RecJ, producing MLKPKMRWSLKEVDRKKSEAFAEEVGTSPLAASLLLGRGITEKEEARAFLFDEGVAFHDPFLLKDMNKAIDRIRQAKEREEAVLVFGDYDADGVSSTSLLLTALRDYGVLADYYIPNRFTEGYGPNEPAFRHAKESGFGLIITVDTGISGVHEAQVAKEIGIDLIITDHHEPGPVLPEALAIIHPKHPEGTYPFGYLAGVGVALKMAHALYGKVPEHLLDLAAIGTIADLVPLYGENRLIAKKGLSALRQTERPGIVALCKQTGTEQSSIDEETVGFMIGPRINAAGRLDDAGPAAELMLTEDIEEAMMLAEEIDAMNKQRQSIVNDMAKEAIDMVNQEFPSDEYPVIVVGKEGWNPGVVGIVASRLTDTFYRPAIVLGFDSEKGIAKGSARSIKGFDLFQSLSTCRDILPHFGGHPMAAGMTLSIHDVDELRSRMVRIAKDTLTEEDFTPIVQVDAQASVSDITVQGIEELNKLAPFGMNNPKPLFVIHDAKIASMKKIGANQTHLKAAFEQNGQTIDGVGFGMGEYVDQIAKTSDISVIGELSINEWNNMRRPQLMLRDLRVDECQLFDMRGGRNVSSWYKNIPDVKVAVSFSRASGDPNVVFVQNEQDAQAVEMDGKNVVLLDLPEREEVIKSLLGGKSPARIYAHFSTQENHFFSSMPTRDHFKWYYAFLLKRGSFDVKQHGELLAKKQGWSYAAIRFMSNVFLELGFVKLENGKIEVQREADKRDLSESPAYIRKQTQFNLEQKLLYSSYRELKIILDEWMKQPARHWEERLT from the coding sequence ATGCTGAAACCAAAAATGCGCTGGTCCTTGAAAGAAGTGGACCGCAAAAAAAGTGAAGCGTTTGCGGAAGAAGTTGGAACAAGCCCTCTCGCTGCATCGCTTTTATTGGGACGGGGAATCACAGAAAAAGAAGAAGCACGTGCATTTTTGTTTGATGAAGGTGTCGCTTTTCACGATCCTTTTTTGTTAAAAGATATGAACAAAGCAATCGACCGCATTCGTCAGGCGAAAGAGCGGGAAGAAGCTGTTCTTGTTTTTGGTGACTATGACGCTGATGGTGTCAGCAGTACGTCGCTGCTTTTAACAGCGCTTCGCGATTATGGTGTTCTCGCTGATTATTATATTCCGAACCGGTTCACTGAAGGCTATGGTCCGAATGAGCCGGCTTTTCGTCATGCGAAAGAAAGTGGCTTTGGTTTAATTATTACGGTTGATACCGGAATTTCAGGCGTTCATGAAGCACAGGTGGCCAAGGAGATTGGCATTGACTTAATTATTACTGATCACCATGAACCCGGGCCTGTACTGCCGGAAGCATTAGCGATTATCCACCCGAAGCATCCAGAGGGCACGTATCCATTTGGATATCTTGCCGGTGTAGGGGTGGCGCTGAAGATGGCACATGCGTTATATGGGAAAGTACCGGAACATCTGCTTGATTTGGCTGCGATTGGCACCATTGCCGATCTGGTGCCGCTGTACGGAGAGAACCGGCTTATTGCCAAAAAAGGTCTGTCCGCCCTGCGCCAGACAGAGCGGCCGGGTATTGTCGCGCTTTGCAAACAGACCGGCACAGAGCAGTCATCTATTGATGAAGAAACGGTCGGATTTATGATCGGACCGCGTATTAATGCAGCCGGCCGCCTTGATGATGCGGGGCCTGCTGCAGAATTAATGTTAACGGAAGACATAGAAGAAGCGATGATGCTTGCAGAAGAAATCGACGCGATGAATAAACAACGGCAGTCTATCGTCAACGACATGGCAAAAGAAGCAATTGACATGGTAAACCAGGAGTTTCCGTCGGATGAGTACCCGGTCATTGTGGTAGGCAAGGAAGGGTGGAATCCCGGCGTTGTCGGAATTGTTGCGTCCCGTTTGACTGACACATTTTATCGGCCGGCTATCGTGCTTGGTTTTGATTCTGAGAAAGGCATTGCGAAAGGCTCAGCCAGAAGTATTAAAGGTTTTGATTTGTTTCAAAGCCTGTCAACCTGCCGGGATATTTTGCCGCATTTCGGCGGTCATCCAATGGCTGCCGGCATGACCCTGTCGATTCATGATGTAGATGAGCTGCGCAGCCGTATGGTTCGTATCGCTAAGGATACACTTACGGAAGAGGATTTTACGCCAATTGTTCAAGTCGATGCGCAGGCCTCGGTGTCTGATATTACAGTGCAGGGGATTGAGGAGCTGAATAAGCTGGCGCCGTTTGGCATGAATAACCCGAAACCGCTTTTTGTGATCCACGATGCTAAAATTGCTTCGATGAAAAAGATTGGCGCCAACCAAACGCACTTAAAAGCAGCGTTTGAACAAAATGGGCAGACCATTGACGGAGTCGGTTTTGGCATGGGAGAGTACGTCGATCAAATAGCGAAAACATCAGATATTTCGGTGATTGGCGAACTGTCTATTAATGAATGGAATAATATGCGCCGCCCGCAGCTTATGCTTCGCGACCTTCGAGTGGACGAATGCCAGCTGTTTGATATGCGCGGCGGAAGAAATGTTTCAAGCTGGTACAAGAACATACCCGATGTAAAGGTCGCTGTATCCTTCAGCCGTGCATCAGGGGATCCTAATGTCGTATTTGTTCAAAATGAACAGGATGCCCAAGCTGTTGAAATGGATGGCAAAAATGTAGTACTGTTAGATTTGCCGGAAAGGGAAGAAGTGATCAAGTCACTCCTGGGTGGAAAGTCCCCGGCTCGTATTTATGCCCATTTCAGCACGCAGGAGAATCATTTCTTCAGTTCGATGCCAACACGGGATCATTTCAAATGGTATTACGCGTTTTTATTGAAAAGAGGCTCATTCGACGTAAAACAGCATGGCGAGCTGCTGGCGAAAAAGCAGGGCTGGTCTTATGCTGCTATTCGTTTTATGTCAAACGTGTTTTTAGAGCTTGGATTTGTTAAACTAGAGAATGGAAAGATTGAAGTGCAAAGAGAAGCGGACAAACGTGATTTGAGCGAGTCGCCTGCCTACATACGAAAGCAGACGCAATTTAACCTTGAACAAAAGCTGCTGTACTCATCCTACCGTGAATTAAAAATAATTCTGGATGAATGGATGAAGCAGCCCGCTAGACACTGGGAGGAACGATTAACATGA
- a CDS encoding adenine phosphoribosyltransferase — translation MNLKEYIKIVPDWPKPGIQFKDITPLMDNGEAFRYATDQIVTYAKDKQVDLIVGPEARGFIVGCPVAYSLGVGFAPVRKEGKLPRETIKVQYGLEYGKDVLTIHKDAVKPGQRVLITDDLLATGGTIEATIKLVEQLGGIVVGIAFLIELNYLNGREKLDGYDILTIIPYD, via the coding sequence ATGAATTTAAAAGAGTATATTAAAATAGTGCCGGATTGGCCAAAGCCGGGCATTCAGTTTAAAGATATCACACCACTAATGGACAATGGCGAGGCATTTCGTTATGCAACGGATCAAATTGTCACGTATGCAAAAGATAAACAAGTAGATTTAATTGTAGGTCCGGAAGCGCGTGGCTTTATTGTAGGCTGCCCGGTTGCCTACTCTCTTGGTGTTGGCTTTGCGCCGGTCCGTAAAGAAGGCAAGCTGCCGCGTGAGACGATCAAAGTACAATATGGGCTTGAGTATGGAAAAGACGTGCTGACGATCCATAAAGACGCCGTTAAGCCGGGTCAGCGTGTTCTTATTACAGATGACCTGCTGGCAACAGGCGGTACGATTGAAGCGACAATCAAGCTTGTAGAGCAGCTTGGCGGTATTGTAGTAGGTATTGCATTTTTAATTGAATTAAATTACTTGAACGGGCGCGAGAAATTGGATGGATATGATATATTAACCATCATTCCGTACGACTGA